CCAGCCGTGCGCAAACAACTCGTGCATCACGCCCAGGGCCAGCGCGGCGTCCGTGCCGGGAATGATCTTCAGGTGCTCGTCCGCGAAGGCCGCCGTGCGGTTGCGGTACGGGTCCACGCACACGATCCGCGCCCCGGCCTTGCGGGCCGCCGTCAGGTGCGGCGTCAGGTGACTGTTCGTGCTCAGGGAATTGATGCCCCACAGCACGATCAGCCGCGCGTGCGCCACGTCCGCCGGGTCCACCCCGAAGCGCGTGCCGTAGCCCAGGCTCCAGGCCTCGGTGCCCGCCGTGGCGCAGATCGTCTCGTCCAGTTCCGGGGCGCCCAGCGCACGGAACAGCGCGTGCACGTGCGTGCCCTCCATCAGGCCCATCGTGCCCGCGTAGTTGTAGCGCAGGACGCTGCCCGGCCCGCGCGTGTCCAGCAGGGTGCGCAGGCGCGCGGCGATGTCGTCCAGCGCCTCGTCCCACGTCACGCGCGCCCAGACCGGCTCGGCCTCCGTCTTCGCGTTCACGCGTTTCAGCGGGTACAGCGGCCGGTCCGGGTGATTCGCGCGGGCCGGGTAATGCACCGTCTTCGCACACGCGAAGCCCCTCGTGACCGGGTGCGCGGCGTCCCCCGTCACCTTCAGCATCCGCTCCGGCCCGCCCGGCGCGTCGCGGCCCACCGTGACCTTCAGGCGGCAGGCGTCCGGGCAGTCCAGCGGGCAGGTCAGCAGCACATCACGCGAAAGGGAGTCGGGCGCGGTCATACCGCGAGGATACCCGCCCCACCCCTGCACCGGGAGGGCCGGTTCAGGCGGACGCAGCCGGTGAGGTGGCGGGTGAAGTGGGGGGCAGACCACTAGGCCATCTGGCCTGCCCGGCGGGCTTCTGCCGCGCGCGGGCCTGGCGGGCCGGTATGGTGACCGTCACGGACAACAGGAGGCAGTCATGCTGGATGAGGCGTTGGTGGCGCAGGTGCTGGGCGTGGCCCGGCGGGGCGGGGCGGACTTCGCGGAGCTGTTCGTGGAGGACCGCGTGAATACGGCCCTGCGGCTGCATCAGGGGGAACTGCGGGACGCGCGGGACGGGAACCTGTTCGGGGCGGGCGTGCGGCTGCTGTACGGCACGCAGGTCGTGTACGCGTACACGAACGACGTGACGGCGACCGGGCTGCTGGAGCTGGCGCGGCAGGTGGCGCAGGCACGCGGGGACGCGGGCGTGACGGACGGGGGCGGCGCGGGTGGCCTGGATTTCACGCGGGTGGACGTGACGCCCATGCAGGTGGCGCGCGAGCATCCGCTGCACGCGGAGAAGGCGCAGAAGCTGGCGCTGATGCGCCGCGCGCACGCGGCGGCCGCCAGCGTGGGGGCGGTGCGGACGGTGGATGTCCACTACCTGGACATGGTGCAGCGCGTCCTGATCGCGAACTCCGAGGGGTTGTGGGCGGAGGACGAGCGGCTGAGCACGCGGATTGCCTGCACCGCCATTGCGCAAGGCGGCACGGACCGCGCCACGGGGTCATCCAACCCCGGTGCGGGGCGCGGCCTGGAGTTCTTCGAGGAGCGCCCGCCCGAGGAGATCGGCGCGGAGGCCGCGCGGATCGCGAACGCCATGCTGGGCGCGGCGTATGCCCCGGCGGGCAAGTACCCGGTCGTGATCGGGAACGCGTTCGGCGGCGTGATCTTCCACGAGGCGTGCGGGCACATCCTGGAGACGACCGCGGTGGAGAAGAACGCCAGCGTGTTCGCCGGGAAGATCGGGCAGCGCATCGCGCACGACTGCGTGACGGCCGTGGATGACGGCACGATTCCCGGCGCGTGGGGTGCGCTGGGCGTGGATGACGAGGGCATGGTTCCGCAGCGCACCACCCTGATCGAGCGGGGCGTGCTGAAGTCGTACATGGTGGACCGCGTGGGGCACCTGAAGACCGGTGAGGCCCGCACGGGCAGCGGGCGGCGCGCCAGTTACCGCTTCGCGCCCGCGAGCCGCATGCGCAGCACGTTCATCGACGCCGGGAACAGCACGCCCGAGGAACTGATCCGGGGCGTGAAGCACGGCATCTACGCGCGCACCATGGGCGGCGGGAGTGTCGTGCCGGGCACCGGGGATTACAACTTCTCGGTGAACGAGGCGTACATGATCCGTGGGGGCGAGGTGGCTGAACCGCTGCGGGGCGCGGCGCTGGTGGGGAATGGCGCGCAGGACCTGATGAACATCGTGGGGGTCGCCGGGGACCTGCGGCTGGGGCAGGGCATGTGCGGCAGCGTGTCCGGCAGCCTGCCGACCGACGTGGGGCAGCCGCACATCCTGATCTCGGAGATCACCGTGGGGGGCCGCGCATGACCCGCAACCTGAACCGCGCGCCGGACGCGCAGCTGTCCCTGGAAGGGGCTCAAACTTTCCTGCTGGGACTGGCCCGCGCGCGGGGACTGGCACTGGAGGTGTTCGCGCAGCGTGAGCAGGACACCAGCGTCAGTGCGCTCAGGGGCGAGGTGACGAAGTTCCAGCTGTCCACGCAGCAGGGCGTGGCGCTGCGCGTCCTGCGGGGCGGCGCGTGGGGGGAGAGCTTCACGGAGAACCTGAGCGAGGCGGCGCTGGAGCGCGCCCTGGACCGCGCGGCGGAGAACGCCGAGCTGACGGTGCCCGAGGCGGGCGCGGCGCTGGTGAACTGGCCCCCACCGGCCGCGATGGACCTCAGTGGCGAGGGCCTGAGCGGCGTGATGGTCGCGCAGAAGGTCGCGGCGGCCCTGGACCTGGACCGCGTGGCAGCCGGGGCCGACCCGCGCGTGGTGAGCGTCCCGTACGGTGGCTATGAGGACAGTGTGCGGGACTGGCAGGTGGCGAACACGAGCGGGCTGGACCGCCGCGCGCAGGCGCTGTACGCGATCACCGAGGTCTACCCGCTGCTGTCGGAGAACGGTCAGAGCAAGATGGACGGCGACTGGCAGTTCACGCGGGAGTTCACGCAGCTGGACCCTACCCGCACCGCGCTGACGGCCGTGGAGCGCACGGCGGCACTGCTGGGCGCGCAGCCCGCGCCGAGCGGGGCGTTCCCGGTGTGGATCACCGGGCGGGCCATGGCGGAACTGCTGGGCCTGTTCGCCCCGATGTTCAGTGGCCGCATGATCGAGGAGGGCAAGAGCCCCCTGGCCGGGCGGGTGGGCGAGGTGATCGCCGCGCCGGGCGTGACCCTGATGGACGACGCGACGCTGGAGACGGGGCTGCTGGCCCGCCCGTTCGACGCGGAGGGCTGCCCCAGCGCGCCCCTGACGCTGGTGGAGGGCGGCCTGCTGAAGGCCGTGATGCACAATCAGGGCACCGCCGCCCGTGCGGGCGTGGACAGCACCGGGCACGCCCAGCGGTACGGTCTGGGCGGCCCGGTGGGTGTGGGGCACAGCAATCTTTTCCTGGTGCCGCATGCGACCGGGGCGGACGCGCCGACCGCCTCGTTCAGCGGGATTCAGCTACTCGGTGTCAGTGGCGGGCACGCGGGCGCGAGCGCCGTGACCGGGGACTTCAGCCTGGAGGCCAGTGGCTTCCTCGTGCAGGAGGGCGAGCGGCAGCATGCGCTGGACGTGTTCACGGTCGCCGGGAACTTTCTGGATCTGCTGCGTGACGTGCAGTGGGTGGGGGCGGACCTGCACTGGACGTACCTGGGCACCGGCGCGCCGGACGTTCTCGTCGGCGCCCTGTCTATCGCAGGACAGTGACGGGCCGGGGAGTGGCGCCCGTCACGGGAACGCCCGCCACTCTCCTTCCGAAACGACCTGGGTCACGCCGTCCACGATACGCAGGGCGCTCTGATCGTCGAGGGCGTAGGCGGGCCCGCCGATCTGCGCGGCCCACGCCTCGGCGTTCGCCATGCGGTTGTCGGGGAAGTCGGGGTAGTTCAGGTGCGGGAAGATCGAGACGTCCACGAGGCCCAGGCCCCGGTCGTCGCCGTCCGCGCTGGGCCAGGACACGAACTGCGGGCCTATGCGGGGCGTCAGGACCATGCTCCCGGCGCTCACACCGACCCACACGGTGTCCGTCAGGTCGGGCAGCAGGTCGGCCAGCCCGGACTGACGTAGCCAGTGGGCCAGGAACGCCGCGTCGCCGCCGTCCACGAGCAGCACGTCGGCGGCCCGCACCCACGCCTCCCAGCGGTCGCGGGGGCGGTGCGGCAGGGCCAGGAGTTCCAGCAGGCCCACGCTGGCCCAGCCCAGATCGACCATCGGGGCGGGGCTGCGTCCGGCGACGAAACGCCACGCGCTGCCGGGCGTGCACCAGGGGTGGCCGTGCTGCGCGGTGGGAATGCACAGCGCATGACACTCGGCGGTGGGTCTGCCCAGCATCTCCTCAAGCGCGGCGTGAATGCTGGCGTTCGTGACCCCACCGGACGTGAGCAGGTACTTCATGGGGCCTCCTGGGTGAGGGCGGACGTGTCCCACACGGTCAGAACGTTCCCGGACCCGGCGAAGGTCGCCGAGCGGATCAGGCGGAACTGCACCGGGGGGCGGCCGGTGAACAGTGGCGTGCCGCCGGGCCCGGCCAGCAGCGGGAAGGTGGTCAGGTGCAGTTCGTCCACCAGTCCGCGGGCCAGCAGGTCGTTCCACAGCAGGCGGCTCAGGAGGATCAGCAGCGGTCCGCCCGGCTGGCCCTTCAGGGTGCGGACGGTGCCCGGCGCGTCGGCCACGCGGACGGCGCGGGCGTTCGGGAAGGCGGTCAGGTCGGCGGGGGTCAGGTGGTCGGACACGATGATCACCTCGATCTGCGCGATGCGGCGCGCGAAGGCCCGGCGGACATTGGTCGCGCCCGGGTCGGTCAGGACGCCCTGCCAGTACCGCAGGTTGTTCCGCGCGGACTCGTGCCCGGCCAGCAGCAGCGTGCCCGCGCGCTCCAGCAGCGACAGCGTGTAGTGATCGAACCCGTCGTCGGCGTGGTAGTCGGGGTGCTGGTACGTAAACAGCGGCGCGAGGGTCCGGCCAGCGTCCTCGTAGCAGCCGTCCAGCGTGACGAAATTACAGACGATCAGTGGGCGCATGTGGGGGGCACCTCCGACATTCAGGGGCGGGCGGTGATCTGCTGGACGGTCCAGCCGTTGCCGTCGGGGTCCTGGAAGGACAGGAAGCCCACGAAGTTCAGGTCGTCGTCGGGCGTGGCGGGGCGGGGGGTGGGGCCACCGCGCACCTGAATGTCGGAGACGGGCACGCCGCGCGCGAGCAGTTCGGCGTGCGCGGCGCGCAGGTCGTTCACGACGAGCTGCATGCCCCGGAGGGTGCCGGGCGGCATGGGCCGCAGCGCGGAGCCGATCACGACGCTGCACCCGGAGCCGCGCGGCGTGAACTGGATGAGGCGCTGGCCGCCGCGCACGGTGTCGTGGTCGACGTGAAAGCCCAGCCCGTCGGCGTAGAAGGCGCGGGCGCGGTCGAGGTCCGTGACGGGCACCACGATGACTTCCAGGGTCCAGTTCATGCCGGGAGGTTCACCTGCCAGGACACGCCGTGCGGGTCTTGCAGCCACGCGAAGCGGGTGCTGAAGCCGTAGTCGTCCGGGGGCATCAGGTACTCGCCGCCTGCCCCGAGGGTGTCGCACACCCGGTCGAATTCCTCGCGGGTGTCGCAGTCGAGGAACAGGGACGTGGACGGCGTGAACGTGAACGCGTGTGGGATGGGCGAGTCGGTGACGCGCACGCGCTGCCCGCTCAGGTCCAGTTCGGCCAGTTGCACGCGCCCGCCCAGGGTGTCCTGGCGGTGCAGGAGGCGCGCGCCGGGCAGGGTGAGGTACAGCGCCAGGGCGGGGGCGGCCTGTCCCTGGAACATCAGGAAGGGCGTGACGGCGCGCATCAGTGGGTGGCGGGGAGGATGTTCATCATCCAGTGGTGCCCGTAGCGGTCGGTCAGCTGCCCGAAAGTGCCGCCCCAGAACGAGGGGCTCAGGGGGTGCGTGACCGCGCCGCCCTGCGCCAGTGCGTCGAAGACCTGCCGGGCGTGTTCGGGGTCGTGGCTGGTCAGCGCCAGGGTGACGCTGTGGGTGCGGCCCACGTCCCCGGTCATGTCCGAGGCACTCAGGGTCAGGGCGCCGCTGGTGAGGCTGCCGTGCAGGATGCGGTTCTGCTGGTCGGGGGGAAGTGCGCGGCGACCGGGGAGTCCGCGATGGTCATGAGGTCCAGGGTGCCGCCAAGACAGGACCGGTAGAACTCCAGGGCCTCGCGGGCCTGTCCGTCGAAGCCGAGGTAGGGGTGCAGCTGCATGGGTGACCTCCCGGCGGGAGGGCGTCCCACCTGAATGTGGTGAATCTGACGATGCAGGATTAGCCTAAAACAGAATCAACCCGATCGCAAGTGGCGACAGAAAAATGGGAGAGAGGACTGCCTCTCCCCCGTTCCACTGATGTGCGCTTACTGCAGGATGCCGCGCGCCACGAACGCCGCCTTCACGGTGGCCGCCGCGCCCGCGCCGTACATGGTCTGCGCGGCGTTCACGGTGTGCTGCGCGGCCGCCGCGAAGGTCGTGTCGGGCGCAAAATCGAACTGCGCGTTGATGATGATCCGGTCGGCCATGCGGACATCATTCAACCCCCGGCGGATGTCCCACAGCGCGCGGGACCAGATCTCCCCGTCGGCGTGCACCGAGCCGCGGACGTCCTCGGGGTAGTGCTTGTCCGTGTCGGTGCGGCGCAGGCAGTGCGGTGCGGCCGTGGTGTAGCTCACGGCGTCCCAGTCGGCAATACAGGCGAGCGGCGCGTTGATGGGCGCGCCGTTCGCCCGCGCCACGGCCTCCCCGACCGTCAGCGCGAGGTAATCCCCGAACGCCTCGCCGATGCTCCCGGCTTCCAGGCTGGTCCCGAAGCCCGGCACCTGCGCGTTGTGCACCGCGTGCCCGTACTCGTGCACGATCACCTCGCCGTCCTCGGCGTCGTCCACGCCGCCCTTGCCCAGGCGGATGATGTCCGGCTGGTCGTTCTGGTACGAGTTGTCGATGCCGTACTGACTGACCTTCAGCGCCTGCTGCCGCCTGTTCACGGGCCGCAGTTCGCTGCCGAAGCCCAGCGACTGGATGTACTTCTGCGCCTCGGTCACCCAGAAGTACGCCATGACCTGCTCGAAGCCGTCCTGATCCCGCGTGAAGTTGAACGGCCCGCTGCCGTACACGGGCGTGCCGGTCTCGCTGACGACCTTGGCGTAGTCGCCGCTCAGGTACCCGCTGCCGTCCAGGTTCGTCAGGGTGACGTTGAAGTACGCGCTGGCGGGCACGGCGGCCGCGCTGTCCTTCCCGTCCGTCAGGTTCTGGTTCCCGGTGGTCTGCACGGGGTTCGGCACGAACGCCCGCGCCGCGACCGAGGTCAGGCCCGTGGCGGGCTTGCCGTTCCCGCCCTGCGCGCTCAGCGTGCCGCCCGCCGGGGTCTGCCCGCAGGCGGCGAGCAGCGAAAGACCGAGGAGTCCCGTCAGGGCCGACCGTACAGTGAGTTTCATGGTGCGCGCAGTCTACCCCCACCCGCCGGGGGGAACGGAAACCGCACATCCTCACCCCCGGACGGGTGGGCAGAATGGTGAGTTCGTGTCGCGGGCCCGATTTCGGCTCAGCGGACGGGGCGGCGCTGGTACAGCTCGACGACGCGCCGCAGGAACTTCAGGCCCGGCGTGAGACTGCTGGCCTGCACCCACTCGTCGGTGCGGTGCGCGTTCCCGCCGCGGTACACCCCGGCGGCCAGGGACGGCAGGTCGTGCGGGACGGCGGCGTTCGCGTCGGTGCTGCTGCTCGCCACGCGCAGGTCGATGCGGCCCTCGCGGCTGGCATCCCGCACGAGGTCCAACAGCGCGTCCCCGCGCAGGTCCCCGCCGGGGCGGTCCCCGACGCGTTCCAGGTGCAGTTTCACGCCCGCCTCGCGCGCGGCGGCGTGCAGGGCGGCCACGGCGCGGCGGTCCAGGTCCGCCAGGACCTCGCCGTCCAGGGAGCGCAGGTCGAGCAGCAGGTCGGCGGTGCCCGCGATGGAGTTCACGCTGGTGCCGCCCGACGCGACGCCCACGTTCAGGGTGGTACGCGGGTTCACCGGCAGGTGCAGGGCGTACAGGGCGCTGATCGCGCGGCCCAGGGCGTGCAGGGCGCTGGGCGCCTGATCCCCCCAGGAGTGCCCGCCGGGGCCGATGAACGTGGCGCGGTAGCGGCGCACGCCCACGGCGCGGGTCACGGCGATGCCCAGGTAGCCGTCCACCGCCAGGAACGCGCCCAGCTGTGGCCGGTGCGCGGCGATCAGGTGCTTGGCGCCGCGCAGGTCGCCCAGGCCTTCCTCGCCGACGTTCGCGGCGATCCACAGCGGGCGGCGCAGCGCGGCGGGTCGCTCGCGCAGGTCGCGCAGCAGCGCGGTCATGACGGCGAGGCTGGCGCTGTTGTCCCCCACGCCCGGCCCCACCAGACGCCCGCCCTCCTCGCGGACGGTGACGTCGGTGTCCTCGTCGAACACGGTGTCGAGGTGCGAGGCGAGCAGCAGCGCCGGGAGGCCCTCGGTGCCGGGGGGCGTGATCCGGGTCAGGACGTTGCCGACCTCGTCGCGCTGCACCGCGTAGCCCAGGTCCGTCCACAGGCCCGCGATCAGGTCCGCGCGCCGCTCCTCGTGGAAGGTCGGGGCGGGCGTCTGGGCGATGCGGGTGAGGTACGTCAGGGGCATTGCGCGCCATTGTACGTGCGCCCGGGGCGGCCGGAACGGGAAGGCACGGCAATCCCCCGCCGGGATGGGCGGGGGCGAGGGTGGGTGCGGGGGTTCAGCGGCGCAGCATGCGGCTGCCGATCATGCCGGCCAGGCCGACCAGTCCGGCCTTCACCAGGGGGCTGCTGAGCATCCCGCCGGGCGCGAACGCGGCCTCCAGGGGGCTCTTGCCGTCCTGCGCGGGGGCCTGCGCGGTCTTCGTGTAGGCGTCCACGAGGTCGTTGTCGTCGTCGTGCCGGACCTGCGTGACGGGGTTGGCGGGGCTGCGCACGATGGCGTCGCCCATCTCGCGGCGCTGGTCGGGGCTCATGCCGCCCACGTACTCGCGCAGGATCTGGTTGCGTTCCTCGGGGCTGGCCTGCTGCAGGTACTCCTGGATGTACGCGGCGGCTTCCTGCGGGCTGACCTGCCCGTCGCCGTTCGTGTCGCGCGGGTCGAGTCGGGCCATCTGCTCGTGACGGTCTTTCTGCTGGAAGAACATAGGGGGCACCTCCGGTGCGGGTCGCGCGTCCGCTGCCGGATCACGCTGGGAAGTTCGGATGGAACGCCGCTCACGCTACGCCGCGTGCCCGCTCTCGGGCGTGAGTGGGGCCTTCAGCGGCGTTCATGGGTGGAACCCGCGCGCGGGGCGCTACAGTTGCAGGGATGCGGTCACTGGTGCTGATTGGTCACGGCTCTCACCTGAACGGGGAATCGGCGGTCGCCGTGTACCGGTACGCGGACCTGCTGCGCGGGCGCGGCCTGTTCGACGAGGTGATCGAGGGGTACTGGAAGGAGGAACCGTCGCTGCGGCAGGTGCTGAAGACGACCGCCAGCACCGACGTGACCGTGATCCCGATGTTCATCAGCGAGGGGTACTTCACCGAGACGGTCATCCCGCGTGAACTGGGCCTGGGCCACCAGGGCCCCGTGCCGCCCGAGGGCATCGCGCGGGTGATCGGGGGGCGCACCGTGCGCTACACCCAGCCGTACGGCGTGCACCCGGGCATGGCGGACGTGATCGAGGCCCGCGCCCGCGAGGTCCTGCCGGAACTCGGCCCGGACGGCCCGACGGACGGGGTGGACACGGCGCTGATCGTGCTGGGGCACGGCACGACCCGCAACGAGAACAGCAGCCGCGTGATCGTCGAGAACGCCGCGCGCCTGCGCGAATCGGGGCTGTTCAGTGAGGTGCACGCCCTGTTCCTCGACGAGGAGCCGCGCGTGACCGGCTGGCCGGACCTGGTGCGCGCCCCGCGCGTGGTGATCGTGCCGTTCTTCGCGTCCGAGGGCTGGCACACCCTGGAGACCATCCCGCAGGACCTGGGCCTGACGGGCACGGTCACGGACTTCCCCGGCCAGCCGCACGGGGATCAGCGGGTGTTCTACGCCCGCCCGGTCGGCACGCACGCGGCGGTCGCGGACGTGATCGTGCACCTGGCGGAGGAGGCGCGCGGCGCCGGCGGTCCCGGCGGGGACACCGAGCGTGGGCACGAGGCGGCGTGGCAGGCGTTCCTGAAGCTCGCCCGGCGGGGCGCGCGGGTGGGCGAACTGCTGATCACGCCGGAACTGGGCGTGTTCGAGGTCCGGCACGCGCTGGACGAGGGCCGCCCCGGCGGGGACCTGATGACCCTGGTGACGCCCGAGGGCGTGCGGGACCGGGTGCGGGTCACGGACGGCGGCGAGCACCGCCCGGTGCACACGCTGCGCAATCTGCCGCGCGGCTGGCGGGCCGTCCTGAACGAGGCGGACCTGCGCCGCGCCGTGCATTACACCTACCCGGCGGTCGTGGAGGAAACGTACGCGCACGGCTGCCACGCGCTGCGCCCCACCCCCTGGGCGACGACCGCGCGGCGGCAGACGGGCATCTACGCGAAGGTGCAGCGCGCCGTGCCCGAGCAGGTCGAGCGGGTCGCGGAGCGGGTGTGCGCCGGGTGCCTGCGCACGCGCCTGTGGGCCGGGGAGCGCCTGACGCACTCGTTCCTGGACAGCGTGCCGGGCGGGATGCCCTGCGCGGAGGCCTGCACGTTCCTGGTCGCCGAGGTCCGCGAGGAGATCGCGCGGAAGAAAGCGGCGGCCAGCGACGACTGACGGTGGGCGGGCCCCCGGCGGGGGGTTCGTCCAAGTCCTCTGAACACCCCGGCATGTGCCTCATGCGGGGGTGTTACGCTGCGCAGCGGTGACCGCCCTGTTCGGGGCGGGCATACATCTTCTCTTCCACCCGCGTCCTGTGAGACGCCCCGCACCCCACGCACCGGGAGCGGTAAGCCCGTCCGAGAGACGGCGATGGAGGCCTGCACATGCTCAGCACTGCGACATTCCAGCGTCGCCCCGCCTGCCGGGGGACGCGTTTCCTACATTCCGGGGAGCGCGTCCTCCCCACGGAGGCCGTATGACCGACAGAGGCGAACTGAAGTACGAGGGGAAAGCCAAGCGCGTCTACGCCACCGCCGCCCCGGACGAGTACGTCGTGGAGTACAAGGACGACGCGACCGCCTTCAACGGCGTCAAGAAAGCCCAGATCGGGGGCAAGGGCGCCATCAACAACGCGATCACCGCGCACCTGTTCCCGCAGCTGGAGGCCGCCGGGGTGCCCACGCACTTCCTGGAGCTGCTGTCCACCACCGAGCAGCGCGTGCGGGCCGTGACGATCATTCCTGTGGAAGTCATCGTGCGGAACGTGGCCGCCGGGTCGTTCAGCAAACGCCTGGGCGTCGAGGAAGGCACCGAACTGTCCCGCCCGGTCGTGGAGTACTGCTACAAGAGCGACGCGCTGGGCGACCCGCTGATCAACACGGACACCGCCGTCGCGCTCGGCTGGGCCACGCCCGAGCAGCTCTCGCGCATCCGTGAACTGGCGCTGAACGTGCAGGCGTTCCTGGTGCCGTACTTCGCGGCGCGCGGCGTGCGACTCATCGACTTCAAGCTGGAGTTCGGCACGCTCGCGGACGGCACGGTCGTCCTGGCCGACGAGATCAGCCCCGACACCTGCCGCTTCTGGGACGCCCAGACGAACGAGAAGATGGACAAGGACCGCTTCCGCCGCGACCTCGGCGGCGTGGAAGACGCCTACGCCGAGATGCTCCGGCGCGTGACCGCGCCTGCCAGTTGATGGTTGAAAGTTGACAGGTCGCAGCGTCGATCCGTCCGCCCTTTTCCATCAACCATCACCTCTCAACCATCAACCATCTGCCCTCCGAAGGAGCCCCACCATGTCCACCTTTAAAGCGAAAGTGTTCGTGACCCTGAAGCCCAGCATTCTCGACCCGCAGGGCCGCACCGTGGAGCGGGCGCTGTCTCACCTGGATCACGGGAACGTGGGTGGGGTGCGCGTCGGGAAGTACATTGAACTGACCCTCTCGGGCAGCCGCGCGGAGGTGGAGGCGCAGCTGAAGGACATCACCGAGAACGTGCTGAGCAACCCCGTGATGGAGGACGCCCGCTGGGAGCTGAGTGAGGAGCTGGTCGGGGCGTGAAGACGGCCGTCATCCAGTTTCCCGGCAGCAACTGCGACGGCGACGCGCTGCACGCCGCGC
This region of Deinococcus sp. JMULE3 genomic DNA includes:
- a CDS encoding M20/M25/M40 family metallo-hydrolase; protein product: MPLTYLTRIAQTPAPTFHEERRADLIAGLWTDLGYAVQRDEVGNVLTRITPPGTEGLPALLLASHLDTVFDEDTDVTVREEGGRLVGPGVGDNSASLAVMTALLRDLRERPAALRRPLWIAANVGEEGLGDLRGAKHLIAAHRPQLGAFLAVDGYLGIAVTRAVGVRRYRATFIGPGGHSWGDQAPSALHALGRAISALYALHLPVNPRTTLNVGVASGGTSVNSIAGTADLLLDLRSLDGEVLADLDRRAVAALHAAAREAGVKLHLERVGDRPGGDLRGDALLDLVRDASREGRIDLRVASSSTDANAAVPHDLPSLAAGVYRGGNAHRTDEWVQASSLTPGLKFLRRVVELYQRRPVR
- a CDS encoding Type 1 glutamine amidotransferase-like domain-containing protein, with protein sequence MKYLLTSGGVTNASIHAALEEMLGRPTAECHALCIPTAQHGHPWCTPGSAWRFVAGRSPAPMVDLGWASVGLLELLALPHRPRDRWEAWVRAADVLLVDGGDAAFLAHWLRQSGLADLLPDLTDTVWVGVSAGSMVLTPRIGPQFVSWPSADGDDRGLGLVDVSIFPHLNYPDFPDNRMANAEAWAAQIGGPAYALDDQSALRIVDGVTQVVSEGEWRAFP
- a CDS encoding VOC family protein, producing the protein MNWTLEVIVVPVTDLDRARAFYADGLGFHVDHDTVRGGQRLIQFTPRGSGCSVVIGSALRPMPPGTLRGMQLVVNDLRAAHAELLARGVPVSDIQVRGGPTPRPATPDDDLNFVGFLSFQDPDGNGWTVQQITARP
- a CDS encoding TldD/PmbA family protein; its protein translation is MTRNLNRAPDAQLSLEGAQTFLLGLARARGLALEVFAQREQDTSVSALRGEVTKFQLSTQQGVALRVLRGGAWGESFTENLSEAALERALDRAAENAELTVPEAGAALVNWPPPAAMDLSGEGLSGVMVAQKVAAALDLDRVAAGADPRVVSVPYGGYEDSVRDWQVANTSGLDRRAQALYAITEVYPLLSENGQSKMDGDWQFTREFTQLDPTRTALTAVERTAALLGAQPAPSGAFPVWITGRAMAELLGLFAPMFSGRMIEEGKSPLAGRVGEVIAAPGVTLMDDATLETGLLARPFDAEGCPSAPLTLVEGGLLKAVMHNQGTAARAGVDSTGHAQRYGLGGPVGVGHSNLFLVPHATGADAPTASFSGIQLLGVSGGHAGASAVTGDFSLEASGFLVQEGERQHALDVFTVAGNFLDLLRDVQWVGADLHWTYLGTGAPDVLVGALSIAGQ
- the purS gene encoding phosphoribosylformylglycinamidine synthase subunit PurS; the encoded protein is MSTFKAKVFVTLKPSILDPQGRTVERALSHLDHGNVGGVRVGKYIELTLSGSRAEVEAQLKDITENVLSNPVMEDARWELSEELVGA
- a CDS encoding M36 family metallopeptidase, with amino-acid sequence MKLTVRSALTGLLGLSLLAACGQTPAGGTLSAQGGNGKPATGLTSVAARAFVPNPVQTTGNQNLTDGKDSAAAVPASAYFNVTLTNLDGSGYLSGDYAKVVSETGTPVYGSGPFNFTRDQDGFEQVMAYFWVTEAQKYIQSLGFGSELRPVNRRQQALKVSQYGIDNSYQNDQPDIIRLGKGGVDDAEDGEVIVHEYGHAVHNAQVPGFGTSLEAGSIGEAFGDYLALTVGEAVARANGAPINAPLACIADWDAVSYTTAAPHCLRRTDTDKHYPEDVRGSVHADGEIWSRALWDIRRGLNDVRMADRIIINAQFDFAPDTTFAAAAQHTVNAAQTMYGAGAAATVKAAFVARGILQ
- a CDS encoding TldD/PmbA family protein → MLDEALVAQVLGVARRGGADFAELFVEDRVNTALRLHQGELRDARDGNLFGAGVRLLYGTQVVYAYTNDVTATGLLELARQVAQARGDAGVTDGGGAGGLDFTRVDVTPMQVAREHPLHAEKAQKLALMRRAHAAAASVGAVRTVDVHYLDMVQRVLIANSEGLWAEDERLSTRIACTAIAQGGTDRATGSSNPGAGRGLEFFEERPPEEIGAEAARIANAMLGAAYAPAGKYPVVIGNAFGGVIFHEACGHILETTAVEKNASVFAGKIGQRIAHDCVTAVDDGTIPGAWGALGVDDEGMVPQRTTLIERGVLKSYMVDRVGHLKTGEARTGSGRRASYRFAPASRMRSTFIDAGNSTPEELIRGVKHGIYARTMGGGSVVPGTGDYNFSVNEAYMIRGGEVAEPLRGAALVGNGAQDLMNIVGVAGDLRLGQGMCGSVSGSLPTDVGQPHILISEITVGGRA
- a CDS encoding DR2241 family protein: MGGTRARGATVAGMRSLVLIGHGSHLNGESAVAVYRYADLLRGRGLFDEVIEGYWKEEPSLRQVLKTTASTDVTVIPMFISEGYFTETVIPRELGLGHQGPVPPEGIARVIGGRTVRYTQPYGVHPGMADVIEARAREVLPELGPDGPTDGVDTALIVLGHGTTRNENSSRVIVENAARLRESGLFSEVHALFLDEEPRVTGWPDLVRAPRVVIVPFFASEGWHTLETIPQDLGLTGTVTDFPGQPHGDQRVFYARPVGTHAAVADVIVHLAEEARGAGGPGGDTERGHEAAWQAFLKLARRGARVGELLITPELGVFEVRHALDEGRPGGDLMTLVTPEGVRDRVRVTDGGEHRPVHTLRNLPRGWRAVLNEADLRRAVHYTYPAVVEETYAHGCHALRPTPWATTARRQTGIYAKVQRAVPEQVERVAERVCAGCLRTRLWAGERLTHSFLDSVPGGMPCAEACTFLVAEVREEIARKKAAASDD
- a CDS encoding dihydrofolate reductase family protein, which produces MRPLIVCNFVTLDGCYEDAGRTLAPLFTYQHPDYHADDGFDHYTLSLLERAGTLLLAGHESARNNLRYWQGVLTDPGATNVRRAFARRIAQIEVIIVSDHLTPADLTAFPNARAVRVADAPGTVRTLKGQPGGPLLILLSRLLWNDLLARGLVDELHLTTFPLLAGPGGTPLFTGRPPVQFRLIRSATFAGSGNVLTVWDTSALTQEAP
- a CDS encoding VOC family protein: MRAVTPFLMFQGQAAPALALYLTLPGARLLHRQDTLGGRVQLAELDLSGQRVRVTDSPIPHAFTFTPSTSLFLDCDTREEFDRVCDTLGAGGEYLMPPDDYGFSTRFAWLQDPHGVSWQVNLPA
- the purC gene encoding phosphoribosylaminoimidazolesuccinocarboxamide synthase; amino-acid sequence: MTDRGELKYEGKAKRVYATAAPDEYVVEYKDDATAFNGVKKAQIGGKGAINNAITAHLFPQLEAAGVPTHFLELLSTTEQRVRAVTIIPVEVIVRNVAAGSFSKRLGVEEGTELSRPVVEYCYKSDALGDPLINTDTAVALGWATPEQLSRIRELALNVQAFLVPYFAARGVRLIDFKLEFGTLADGTVVLADEISPDTCRFWDAQTNEKMDKDRFRRDLGGVEDAYAEMLRRVTAPAS